A genome region from Populus alba chromosome 3, ASM523922v2, whole genome shotgun sequence includes the following:
- the LOC118028635 gene encoding histone H3.2, producing the protein MARTKQTARKSTGGKAPRKQLATKAARKSAPATGGVKKPHRFRPGTVALREIRKYQKSTELLIRKLPFQRLVREIAQDFKTDLRFQSSAVAALQEAAEAYLVGLFEDTNLCAIHAKRVTIMPKDIQLARRIRGERA; encoded by the coding sequence ATGGCTCGTACAAAGCAAACAGCAAGAAAATCCACCGGAGGAAAAGCCCCAAGGAAGCAGCTAGCCACGAAGGCAGCCAGGAAGTCAGCTCCAGCCACCGGAGGAGTGAAGAAGCCCCACCGTTTCAGGCCAGGAACGGTGGCGTTGAGAGAGATCAGGAAGTACCAGAAGAGCACTGAGCTGTTGATAAGGAAACTGCCATTTCAAAGGCTGGTGAGGGAAATTGCCCAAGATTTCAAGACAGACTTGAGGTTCCAAAGCAGTGCCGTAGCAGCCCTTCAAGAGGCAGCAGAGGCATACCTTGTTGGGTTGTTTGAGGATACAAACTTGTGTGCTATTCATGCTAAGAGGGTCACCATTATGCCTAAAGATATCCAGCTAGCCCGTAGGATTAGAGGAGAGAGGGCTTAG
- the LOC118028854 gene encoding uncharacterized protein — MGTSSTADEPSHQVSLDIEKLAKSVKDELEISNPFSDTCCIYKVPERLRELNDKAYTPCVVSIGPIHHGNEKLKAMEDQKRMYLKEFIAHSEVSGFIELIKEKETRLRHCYAETNGFSSEYFIKMILMDAAFVIMYLLKCKYTDFRGSRDSIFYPPYKSVDVRVDICLLENQLPFFILEELCGLSPIFGNSPKDTLIELTHSFFTVAFDSWAVGDILGRVDFSEVKHLVEFLSIYQQPTKQNPNEELEVLTAPSVKELHQAGVKFVSSSSKNLLDIKFDRNKGRLEIPRLKLQDRTEIIIRNMQAFEQCHRLKYDYVGDYIFLMGIFVGASKDVEILVENRIVDNWLSSSEEVVELSNNLQKGNRVRPDTFLFKGLIKDLNAFCERPWNKWKANLEQNYFNTPWAAISVSGAVILLILTVLQSVCSILQRGNSKKVHWGKAPRKQLATKAAPATGGVKKPHRFGPGTVALREIRKYQKSIELLIRKLPFQRLVREIAQDFKTDLRFQSSAVAALQEAAEAYLVGLFEDTNLRATHNVYLVL, encoded by the exons ATGGGAACATCAAGCACTGCTGATGAGCCGAGTCATCAAGTTTCGCTTGATATCGAGAAATTAGCCAAATCTGTGAAGGACGAGCTGGAAATCTCAAATCCTTTCTCCGACACATGTTGTATATATAAAGTTCCTGAGCGATTACGCGAGCTGAACGACAAAGCCTACACGCCTTGTGTAGTCTCCATAGGCCCAATTCACCATGGTAATGAGAAGCTAAAAGCCATGGAAGACCAAAAAAGAATGTACCTGAAAGAATTCATTGCCCATAGCGAGGTAAGTGGTTTTATTGAATTGATCAAGGAGAAGGAAACGAGATTGCGTCATTGCTATGCGGAGACCAATGGGTTTAGTAGCGAATACttcataaaaatgatattaatggaTGCTGCCTTCGTCATTATGTATTTGCTGAAGTGCAAGTACACAGACTTCAGAGGAAGCAGAGACAGCATTTTCTATCCTCCATACAAGAGTGTAGATGTAAGGGTTGATATCTGTTTGCTTGAAAATCAGCTCCCGTTCTTCATCCTCGAGGAGTTGTGTGGACTATCCCCTATATTCGGCAATTCTCCAAAAGATACACTGATTGAGCTTACTCATTCGTTCTTTACAGTTGCATTCGACTCATGGGCAGTAGGGGACATTTTGGGGAGAGTAGATTTCTCCGAAGTCAAACATTTGGTTgagtttctttcaatttatcaGCAGCCAACTAAACAGAACCCGAATGAGGAACTTGAGGTTCTAACCGCACCCAGTGTAAAGGAGCTCCACCAAGCGGGGGTCAAGTTTGTGTCGAGTTCAAGCAAAAATCTTCTTGACATAAAATTCGATAGAAATAAAGGGAGACTAGAAATTCCACGATTAAAGTTACAAGACAGAACAGAAATCATAATCAGGAATATGCAAGCCTTTGAGCAGTGCCATCGCCTGAAATATGATTATGTTGGTGACTATATCTTCTTGATGGGTATCTTTGTCGGGGCCAGTAAGGATGTGGAAATACTTGTTGAAAATCGTATTGTAGATAACTGGCTATCATCTTCTGAGGAAGTGGTAGAACTCTCTAACAATCTCCAGAAAGGAAATAGAGTGCGGCCAGATACTTTTCTCTTTAAAGGTCTCATTAAAGATCTGAATGCATTCTGCGAAAGGCCATGGAACAAGTGGAAGGCAAATTTAGAGCAAAATTACTTCAATACCCCATGGGCAGCAATCTCTGTCTCTGGAGCTGTTATTCTTCTCATCCTGACTGTCCTCCAATCCGTCTGCTCTATACTTCAA AGGGGAAACAGCAAGAAAGTTCACTGGGGGAAAGCCCCAAGGAAGCAACTAGCCACGAAGGCAGCTCCAGCCACCGGAGGAGTGAAGAAGCCCCACCGTTTCGGGCCAGGAACAGTGGCGTTGAGAGAAATCAGGAAGTACCAGAAGAGCATTGAGCTGTTGATAAGGAAACTTCCATTTCAAAGGCTGGTGAGGGAAATAGCCCAAGATTTCAAGACAGATTTGAGGTTCCAAAGCAGCGCAGTGGCTGCCCTCCAAGAGGCGGCAGAGGCGTATCTTGTCGGGTTGTTTGAGGATACCAACTTGCGTGCTACTCATAAtgtgtatttggtattgtag